TTGAATGTAACCTATATGGCTCATATGAATTAAGCCAAATGAATTAGTCCAAGCACACACAATTATCTACAAATGAGTACAAGACAAAGCGTTAGTTTACCTGAAACTTGGCAATCAGCTCAGGGACCTGAAATATGAAAGATGCGTACAATACCTCCGCCATGAACTCCATCCGTGGCCTACACGCCACATGCGAGCACTCATCGTCCACACAGATGCAAACATCCTTGGGCGACGGCCTAACTCTGCCACAGTACAGATACGCCAGCACCGTCAGCAGCGCGTCGAAGCTGACATCACGCTCCTTCatcaactccttcaactcaaCCTTGGCGGCGGCATTAGTCTTCTCCTTGGCACCGGAGAATACGCTCTTGAAAAAGGAACTCCTGGCCGAGAGAATGCATCGGTGCACCGGAATCTCCCTGCCGCCAGGGGCCACGAGCCTGGCGTCGGCGAAGAAGTCCAAGCAGTCAGGAGAAGACGACGCGTCGGATAAGAAGATGGACTCTAAGGTGTGGGAGAGGCGTTGAAGTGAGACGACGTCGGATTCCGGGGAGAGAGACGATTCGGTGTTGGCGCCGGCGCAGCAGATGCTGCTGCTCCCGCCGCTGATGTCAACATCGCTGGAGTCGGAAAAAACAGTGCGAGTAACCATGATCGAGGGCAAAGGTGTAAATAGAAGAATTAATGGAAGGAAAAGGCCATCGAGTTGTGGATAATTACGGAGAATGGCAGGGGGAGTGGTCCGAGTGGAGTGACGGGGAAAAAGGACGGAAAATTAAGGCGGGAATGAGTTGGAAAGAAGTTGGGAATATGGGGTGGGGGAGCGGTGGGGGATTTGGGGACAGGAATGACATTtgccaagaagaagaaggagtCGTCGAGCGTGGGAATTGcggtcaagagagagagagagagagaggggacggGAATCAGGAATCAGGAATGACGACTGAACTGGAGCCGGAGCGAGTAAAAGTTGGAGGCAGGCGTGGGCGTCTTGCGGGGCGAGGGAAGAAATCGGTCGATCGGCTAGGAGACTGATGTATTATTAGTCCGAGTAATTACTTCCGGAAATTAATTAAACCGTGCGTCGGCACAGGATCTCCATTTGTTCTTCGAAAGTGGAGGACAAGTGTGTATTAAATATATGTCAagtattttatttatatatatatatatatatcatttttactgcaaatataataatataatataaaaaaatacaaCAATCGAACGGAATTGCCGATCGCCAAACCAAACAGGTGGCCACTCGTTCCCATGCACGTTCATCATAAAAGCCAAAATCTCACATAAACAAAGAAAATACCCTTCGAACAATTTGTGGTGAAAGTCAACTGAATCGATTCCTCTCATGTATCGAAGAGATCATTGGTTAATTTACTTTAGATTCGGATAATACTTTGTAGCCTTTGTGTAAATCACCACTTTGATTTTGATTCCCTTCGAACCCCAATTTGTACATCAGATTTTCTGCACTGGACCTGAAATTGGACCAATTCTGATCCAAAGAAATCACCTACATTTCTTCTAGAAGAATCTTATGCCTACAGTTGCAGGGTGCTCGGATATGGATCATTTGGCCAAGAAATTTTAAGAATTAGTAGTGATAATGGAACCTGAAAATCACAATCATGAATTTCCGATGCCTTGTGACCTCCCTGAAAACTTCCAAAACCAATTAGACATGATGTAGAAATAATAAATGTGTCTGTGTCATGACTGACGGCCGTGGCTGTTACTTTCTTGACTAATACTAcgtaaaagaaaagataaaattgtCCACAATGTCTTGAATCAGTCGCATACAACCTGGATAAACAACAATTTTATGTCGGAGAAACAGTAGGGGGAGGGAGGAATCTTAGAAAATGTTGTATTTATTGAGTTATTCCACTGcagacaaaaaaaagaagaagagggaTTGCATTTTATTCCCTCATCTTGTTGCAAATGCAGAATTTAGACGGAAAATCAAGAGTGAAGTAAACCGTAAAATAATCGTAAATGTCTAGATTGTGTTGGCATTCTGAAAGATCTTATCGAGGTGAAAAAGGTGCTAGATGATCTTGCAGCTGCTACGCCTTCTTCTTTGGTGCCTCTACCTGATCAAGCCATTTGGCTTCCTGACTCTGGTGGACGGTACACACTGCTAAGTCTGCTATGCAGCAGCTGTCTATATCTGCACCTAATGTGCCTTGGTTTTCTATTGTCTGGTAAAATGCATGGCATGTCCTTAGGCATGCTTTTTTTCAATGGTTGGCTTGCAAAAATAGATTGATGATGAAGGACAGATTGCTAAATTGAGGAATTGCAGTAGATTCCATGTGTACCCTCTGTATGCAGAGTAATGAAAATCTTGAGCACATTCTCTTCCTTTGCCCTTAGTCCTATGCGGTATGGAGATTTGTCAAGGAGAAATGCCTGGTGTTCAAGGCTCCTCCGGCATTGCTCTCAGAATACGTTTGTTTGCCAGGACCGGAGAGTGGCTTTTGCTGCAACTATTTACCACTTCGGTTGCCAAAGGAAAGTgagggtgttcaagcatttTTATGTTGAGCCTATGAGCGTGACTCGGCCGATTATCTGGGATTTGAGAAGAACCGCGGCTGGTTGGAGACCAGTGAACAGACAGCAGGACAATCTAAACCTGTGCTTGAACCTtagttgttgtttttttttttttggttaaacaACTGTACCTCTCTGTTTTGTTCTTGATGTAAACTGCCCCCTACTGATGTGCAGTCTTTAGTTCTTATATCGATAAAAACATGGAGCTTGCAAACAAAATAACTTGTTTGATCTAATACTTTTATcaagaaaagacaaaaaaacaGAAGCAAAGAGAGGCATCACCACTATGATCGGCCTTTCCACAATATCCATATGcaggtgaagtttacaattctGTGCTTTAATTCTACTTAATAACTAGCTTGCCATTCATTTATGGGGGAGCTGCTGATCCAATCAAATGCGGAGATGCTCAAGACTTCACTCTCAATCTTTATTATGGCTCCGTGGAGAACACATTTTTTCCAACCCCTTTCCAATAGACATCCTGAATCCACCTTCTTTCTTTGATGACGAAGTGTCTGCTCTAGAATCCTTCTTCGGATGAATTGCATGAACAAGGGCCTCAACTTCTTCCTTTGCTCTTTCAAAGACGTTTGGACCTTTAATTTCAGTAATGGGAGTGTTCTCATCTATGTCATCACTTGCTCCATGAGTTTCTTTATGATGATGATTTGCCGGCTTCTTTTTATGTAAAAATGCTTCAATGTCTTCCTTGGCTCTCTCAATAAATTTAGGCGACTTTCTGTCCTGCTCTAATAAGGttgaaaaagagagataaaTAGTCAAGTACGGGCTTCAAACTCTTCAAGAACCTAGTTGTCAGTGTCTTAAAGACATTAATTTGTGTTAGAAGAGTAAAAGAGACAATACGAGGAGGAAGTCGCAACTAATTACAAAAACCAGGGATAGTCTCTCATAAGTCTCTTCCTTTTGCAGTTccttgatttaaaaaaaaaactgttaacGCTTCACATTGTCCCTGGAGCATGCCTCTTGATTATACATTTTTAATGGGTCGATGCAGAAAGAGATCATCTACATTAATCCTCAACGTTTTTATATTTGCCAGAGATCCTCAAAGAAACTTACGTAACAGAAAATTTTTCATGTTATGTTTTTCTTTTGAACACCTTTTTTGCAAGATCTACTCGTAGTGGTGCGAATGATTCATGCTTGTTCCAGACACCATACATAAACAAAATTACGTGAATGGAAACACAACATCCATTTTCACGACAACAGCAACCAAACCTGTAAATTAAATTCTGACAAAGGTGCTCAATTCCCAGTGGATTGAATGCAACAAGGCCAACCCTCAAAACTTATACTACTAAAGTAACAGGGAAGTGACTCGAGAACCGAAGAGAATAAAATTCCAATTCCAAAGAGATCGCTTCAAACATGATCGTAAACAGGACAAGACAGTTCATACCTGAATGAGTTTCTGAAACTTCTGATTTTAATTCCACATTTGCAGCAGAATGCCTGCAATCCGTCTCACAATATTAACAAATCAATCAAGCACATCAATTAAAATGGATGGCATTTGGTCTGTCAACTTTCCAAACCTGTCTTGACCATGATTCCCAGTATCCTGAGGTTCCTTCCTGGGATGAATTGCCTGAACAATAGCCTCAATTTCCTCTTTGGCTCGTTCAAACACATTCGGAGCCTTCACGTCACTGATAGAAGTTTCTTCCTCAATATCATCGCGCAATCCATGAGTTTCCTTGTGATGATCTTGAGGATGATGATGGGGGCTTCGATTTGAATCATAGAATCCTTCCCTAGTTCTTTCATGAGCATAGACCCTTTCTACATTTTCATCCACCACCAAATATAAGAATCTTGGACTCTTGTATAACAAAATCTTCATGTGATTCACAAACAATTGAACCCCaaaaaaatgaacaagaaaGGTAGCtgatttttaaatgaaaagcaATGAAAAACTTGCCTGATTCTGAAGCAAGGCTTGATGAAGGTTTTGCTCTTGATTCAGGCATATTGGAGATTATTGAACTCTGAAGTAATCAGAAAAACAAAATTGGAACGTGGAGAACGATGAAAGTGGTTCGACAGTCCGTATGTGGTAGGTTTCAATGTACGCAGAACAGTTGGAAAGAATAAGGAATCCAACACATAAAATATGCAGCATGCgggtagaggtggcaaaatgggtgatttggacgggtttgggttgggtaaaatgggtaatgggtataagtgagtcaatccatttatatccatttaattagatgggtataaatgggtaagtcaaaaaatgagttgggtaacccaattatccatttataacccatttattctaattttttacaagctcatataaattcattttgtaaactaaattatcaatttataccattttacacccatcattaattttaaatatttacttattatGCCAAATAAgtctaattatcaattttttttccttccgcATGCCATgttgcaaaattacatattatttaataattgaacaatgAGAATCTAAAATTTTGGACTAAATAGTATGaaagttaacaaaaaaatttaatccaaaactttGAACCCCTAGTATTTTTTcgtttataaatttaaaatttcatttgaaaatgtaagaaaggaagctaaaatttgtcataaattgatgatgctaaaaaatgattaaattaataaattacaaggaaataaagcaataagataaaaccaacaaataaatataataaataaaacaaaaatacttAACAtcaaaaatagttaaaaatccTTATGAAGACTAGCAATCACTTCATTTAGCATACAAATAAAGacaaattttcaataaatacgaATAACAAGCATTCAGCTTCTCAAGCTTCGTACAACTGTATACGACCATTTCAAACGCCTGTAGTAAGCAGCTTGAAGGAGTGCCAGTGACAGTAAAAAGATAGCAACCTAAAAGTTTGCTGCTGGCTCAACACAAAATAGAGAAGATTCCTggcaaccaaaaccaaaaccaaattcAAAGTTCTCCTCTCTCGTATTAGCTCTCTGCCGACTCACGAGTCACGACCGATTCTTCTAGAGTGAGGATTTCActtggtttttatttttctagagTGAGAATGTAAATTAAATGGGTTAAATGGGTTAGATGGGTTACCCAGTTaaacccatttaataaatgggtataattgggtaacccatttatatccatatataaaaatttaatgtaCCCATATCCAATTATTAATGGACGGGTATgggtaaaattaattaaatggttttatttgaCACCTCTACATGCGGGTACCAAACTTACACGGGAAACAGGTTGGAATGGAAACGGACCCGTCACCCAAAAGCTCTCCGTTCCCCACCCCCTCCCGTCGTatgcaatgttttgaaaaccggaccggGCCGGGCCAATTCGATCAATTGAACCGCAAACCGGCCATGCCTCCGGTCCGATTCAATTACAAAGCCAAAGAATTAATTAAACCGatcaaaattggttcaaaatcGATTGAACCGATCAAAATCGGGAGGTTCAACCGATtttattaagtatttatttttttaaataaatattttagttttattcaaaattttaatactaaaatgaataaaaattattaaactttTGAACTGGAATTGAATCGGTTGACTGGATCGAACTGTGAACCGGAATGTTTTCGGTTCACTCTCTGATGCAGGTTTAAAAACATATGGTTATTTGTATTGAGGCACACTCATATtatagagaaaaataaataattacaaaaatatTTCATAATAAATTAGTTGTAGCAAAGTAATCAAATAtggaattttctaatttttattattgaaGTTGGTAGGAAGATTTGGAATCAATATAGTAATAGTACATAAGTATAATAGTAACATTTATGTAAATGTAATACATAGTAAATAAGTATAGTAGTAGCACTTATGTAAACATGGGAGTGATACAATAGTATCAGTTATGTAAACATAAGGAATGCGAAACATGATGTGATTGTATATTATTCTATTATATAAGAGTAAAATTAGAACGATGAATAATGACCATTTTTTTTAACACAAAACAGATTActcatagaaaaatatatacTAATAATGAATTTATTCAtcgtttttaaaaaattttaataaaaaatttaacattaaaaaattttcaaaattattatgaTCGTGTGAGTCTGTTTCTCTATATTTGATATTACATAAAATCTAAATTACTTACCATTATTTTTTGTAACTTACATGCCATAAAAAAAGAGTAAACTAAATAACGAATTTATTATTTAACTACAAAAAATTAACAAGAATGATTATATTATTTTATCATGAGTTTTTCTAAAAAGTATCCATTGGGCGAATAGACACTCGATAACacactcaaaattcatcaaacttctcatatatatacatatattaacATTTATTACTATCCCttgtatttatatacttttcctATTTAATCTTACATACCTTCcattgtatttatttactttctctatttaatattatattttaaaaaatgtaacacCTAAAATATATCTTAACAAGTGTCTATTGGACATTCTAGACAGACGCCTTTattataagaaaatatcatattatcaatttcatattacatgtatataattatattatattatgtattatgtgtgtgtgtgtgtgtaatattaaaaaattaagcaGGGGACGGGAACGAGGCATTCTCCCGCTTCCTGGTCCAGTTAAAAATAGAGAGAAAAACTCACTTTCCCTCCCCAGTCCCTGCCCTCGTCGTCGCTCCTGTCTAGGCCTATCAACGgttcgggtctagacccggatcagTCAATTTTTCACGGGTTCGGGTAGGGATATAATTCCGTTACTCTGACCCGGATctgttttgtcaaacaaaaaaatgggtcAGTTACGGAATATAGCAATCTGGCCCGTGTGcggatataaaaaaaaaaaaaaaataaatatatacacacCCCAAATTTATACCCCAAAGGTCCAAACAACTAAATATTATCCACGGACATGCAGAGCCTTTAGCATATACAACACCTGTTGCAAAAGCATGGATTTGAATCTTGCAACAAGTATTTATCGATGCTAAACATTATATCTAGAAGATGTTAACTAACATATGCAATATAGCCCAGTTAAGACTTTAACCAAGTGATAACATTGAAATAACACTTGTTGGACAAAATTAAATTGACCTTTCTTAATAaaagtagtactttttctaattttgttgTAAAACAGGTTTCAGCCATTTTTTCGGGtagacccggacccggatccagATGTAGGTAGACCCGTCGGATCCGGGTCTGGAACATAGAGTAGAAGATCCGTCGAGTAGACGGGCCGGATACGAAACCGGTATAGTATGACGGGTTTGGGTCCGAGTCTggaataatgaattccaacTCGGATTCGACCCATTGACAGGTCTACTCCTATCTCCGCCCCTGCCCCTACCTCACATTTGTCATTTTCCCTTGCATTGGTGAACCCAAGACACTCTCCCCTATTACCATTCCTAGAAACAGGATAATAAATTAGACCAATTCCATTATGCATCCCTTATGAATCGTAAAATACAAAAAACCTCCATTTAGTTTGGTGTACGTACGCACATTTTAGCTTCCTATGGTATATAAACTTACAATTTAATCCTTGTGGTTGCGATAAAAGTGAAAGTATTAGATGTTCTATTAgataaaatggtcaatttgcaaTAGTAACacttttcaaataaaatcattgtgaaattataaaataaacCTCCAATCAAAACATGACATAATGTTCTAAACAAATTTTGACGGCAATGTATTAGAAAATTCTAAGGTAAAAGTAAAATTCTAGAAAAAGCTGTCTGTTATACTACTATAATGAATCGTGACAAAAATTATCATCCTTCTTTACATTTACCTAACCTAACATACCATATATGCacatatttataattattatcATTCCTTATATTTATATGCTTTTCCTATTTAATCTTACATATCAtttcttatatttatttattttttctaattaatcttatattttaactcctgaaatatattttaaggcCGTTAAACAGACCCGTAAATTAACACAAATTTGTATTTCAAAGCTGATTTAAATGATACCACGACAACCATGTAAATTGGGGTTAGGAAATAGTCGAATAGGTATGCTTCATCCTTGGGGTTAAGATAAGATGTTCCGTAGACCATTTTTTTCAAGTCATGGAGAAAATTTTCAAGTGAAGATGTTttcagaaaaataaatgaatgaataaatgaagaTGAGCGGCATAACCACTGTTTCCAAATTCCAACGTTGACTTCAACactctttcaaaaaaaaaaaaaaacgatgaCTTCAACCCGTATACCAGGACTAGtctacccaaaaaaagaaaaaaaaaatcaattgaaCCGAAGCCTCTCCATGCGGGTTGTATGGACTTTTCTTCCTGATTGATCACTTATCCTACATTGTATAATTGATTATGTTTGAATAACTTTAAGATCACACATGAAGGGCTGAAATAATCCTTTTAATACATTTTCAGTCGGTGGATTTAAGATATTTGAGAAAATTGTAGTTTTAATCCCAAATGTTTAAAGTAAAGGTACTTTTAGTCCCTAAAGTTTGGATGAAAACAAATGTAGTTTCAAATGTTTTGGTTTTAATGGGCATTTAATTCTAATGATtgatttttaccaattactaGCGGAATTAAGTCATGCACCATCAAttaataattgaaaattttaataaaatattgcTAGGCATAATCTATAACATAAGATGACTAGTTACTCACATGCTAGTCGCTTGAGTAATTAGTGTTTAacgtaaattttttaaaattgctGGGTTAAAGACTAATTATTCACGAGACCCGATTGTAGTAGCAATTAGTAAAAATCCGTCAATAGGACTCGATGTGCTTAGAAATCGAAACATTTGAAATTAT
The Coffea arabica cultivar ET-39 chromosome 6c, Coffea Arabica ET-39 HiFi, whole genome shotgun sequence genome window above contains:
- the LOC113691487 gene encoding uncharacterized protein, which translates into the protein MKILLYKSPRFLYLVVDENVERVYAHERTREGFYDSNRSPHHHPQDHHKETHGLRDDIEEETSISDVKAPNVFERAKEEIEAIVQAIHPRKEPQDTGNHGQDRHSAANVELKSEVSETHSEQDRKSPKFIERAKEDIEAFLHKKKPANHHHKETHGASDDIDENTPITEIKGPNVFERAKEEVEALVHAIHPKKDSRADTSSSKKEGGFRMSIGKGLEKMCSPRSHNKD